In Agromyces archimandritae, one genomic interval encodes:
- a CDS encoding helix-turn-helix transcriptional regulator — protein MFETIGMEAGQERVYLALLSMGSEVHPGELARAVDVPAHELDRILGALAGGGLVHTAADDGSVRAVPPDIALTRQLVDRIDELRRMHLQLAKLAHELPDPAIPVDGPGATETLRGREAIAGRYHQLQRSAREGIRSLAGGPAIAVPAEENAGQREALAAGVRYQVVYERALLDPDVADAPMLLEQWAALGEEMRVAAEVPFKLVIIDDRQALLVPRTQPYAEPIAVHVRFGPIVGALIWAFEKVWESALPVPTALLTPSPGPLSDEDRRLLSLLLAGYTDGAIASQLGVSLRTVQRRVGHLLELAGVRTRLQLGWQAARLKWI, from the coding sequence GTGTTCGAGACGATCGGCATGGAGGCCGGCCAGGAACGGGTCTACCTCGCGCTGCTGTCGATGGGATCCGAGGTCCATCCCGGCGAGCTCGCCCGCGCCGTCGACGTGCCCGCGCACGAACTCGACCGCATCCTCGGCGCCCTCGCCGGCGGCGGACTCGTGCACACCGCGGCCGACGACGGCTCGGTGCGCGCCGTGCCGCCGGACATCGCGCTCACCCGCCAGCTCGTCGACCGCATCGACGAACTGCGCCGCATGCACCTCCAGCTCGCCAAGCTCGCCCACGAGCTGCCCGATCCGGCCATCCCCGTCGACGGGCCCGGCGCGACCGAGACGCTCCGCGGGCGCGAGGCCATCGCCGGCCGCTACCACCAGCTGCAGCGCTCGGCGCGCGAGGGCATCCGCAGCCTCGCCGGGGGCCCGGCGATCGCCGTGCCCGCCGAGGAGAACGCCGGCCAGCGCGAAGCCCTCGCCGCCGGCGTGCGCTACCAGGTCGTCTACGAGCGGGCCCTCCTCGACCCCGACGTCGCCGACGCCCCCATGCTGCTCGAGCAGTGGGCCGCCCTCGGCGAGGAGATGCGGGTCGCCGCCGAGGTGCCGTTCAAGCTCGTCATCATCGACGACCGGCAGGCCCTGCTCGTGCCCCGCACGCAGCCCTACGCCGAGCCCATCGCCGTGCACGTGAGGTTCGGGCCCATCGTCGGCGCGCTCATCTGGGCGTTCGAGAAGGTGTGGGAGAGCGCCCTGCCGGTGCCGACGGCGCTGCTGACCCCCTCGCCGGGGCCGCTCTCCGACGAAGACCGTCGGCTGCTCTCGCTGCTCCTGGCCGGCTACACCGACGGCGCCATCGCCTCCCAGCTCGGCGTGAGCCTGCGCACCGTGCAACGCCGCGTCGGCCACCTGCTCGAGCTCGCCGGCGTCCGCACGCGCCTGCAGCTCGGCTGGCAGGCCGCGCGCCTGAAGTGGATCTGA
- a CDS encoding PadR family transcriptional regulator — MDEDLTAGHLQELRRGTVVLGCLLRLADADYGYALLESLGDAGIVVDANTLYPLLRRLEKQGLLTSEWNTEEARPRKFYRTSPAGADIAARLLDEWRRLDRAVEGLAAADGEAPASAPTPTDPAGDAGTDSDTGSQQ; from the coding sequence ATGGACGAAGACCTCACGGCAGGACACCTGCAGGAGCTGCGGCGCGGAACCGTCGTGCTCGGCTGCCTGCTCCGCCTCGCCGACGCCGACTACGGCTACGCCCTGCTCGAATCGCTGGGCGACGCCGGCATCGTCGTCGACGCCAACACCCTCTACCCCCTCCTCCGCCGGCTCGAGAAGCAGGGCCTGCTCACGAGCGAGTGGAACACCGAAGAGGCCAGGCCGCGCAAGTTTTACCGCACGAGCCCGGCCGGCGCCGACATCGCCGCCCGCCTCCTCGACGAATGGCGCCGCCTCGACCGCGCGGTCGAAGGCCTCGCCGCCGCGGACGGCGAAGCGCCGGCATCCGCACCCACCCCGACCGACCCCGCCGGCGACGCCGGCACCGACTCCGACACCGGGAGCCAGCAATGA
- a CDS encoding permease prefix domain 1-containing protein codes for MTELTDRYIFAAARNLPAAQREEFSRELAERIGDAIDARVDSGASAPEAAEHDALAELGNPSMLAADYTDRPLMLIGPGLYLIWKRLLILLESIVPPIVAAAVLLASLIEGRGWGSIGPAIGIAITVGVHVAFWTTLVFAAIERTDGGKKVDLGWAPDQLPQLPDVVRPHRRSDLVASLVYIALMLGFIVWQQFGGLVIEAEWMPVLDPALWSFWLPVIIGLLVVEAAFAVWIYLRDWSWPAAVANVAIGAAFAVPVLWLFGEGRLFSPELEAFAGANIDDDGMRALGAVFVLVIVGVAVWDAIDGIVKAARGGGRGTLEFPGNRS; via the coding sequence ATGACCGAACTCACCGACCGCTACATCTTCGCCGCCGCGCGCAACCTGCCCGCGGCCCAGCGCGAGGAGTTCTCGCGCGAACTCGCCGAACGCATCGGCGACGCGATCGACGCCCGCGTCGACTCCGGCGCATCCGCCCCCGAGGCCGCAGAGCACGACGCCCTCGCCGAACTCGGCAACCCCTCGATGCTCGCAGCCGACTACACCGACCGGCCGCTCATGCTCATCGGCCCCGGCCTCTACCTGATCTGGAAGCGGCTGCTCATCCTCCTCGAGTCGATCGTGCCGCCCATCGTGGCCGCCGCCGTACTCCTCGCCTCCCTCATCGAAGGCCGCGGCTGGGGCTCGATCGGGCCGGCCATCGGCATCGCCATCACCGTCGGCGTGCACGTCGCGTTCTGGACGACCCTCGTCTTCGCCGCCATCGAACGCACCGACGGCGGGAAGAAGGTCGACCTCGGCTGGGCGCCCGATCAACTGCCGCAACTGCCCGACGTCGTCCGGCCGCACCGCCGCAGCGACCTCGTGGCGAGCCTCGTCTACATCGCCCTCATGCTCGGGTTCATCGTCTGGCAGCAGTTCGGCGGCCTCGTCATCGAGGCCGAGTGGATGCCGGTGCTCGACCCCGCCCTGTGGTCGTTCTGGCTGCCCGTGATCATCGGCCTGCTCGTGGTCGAGGCCGCATTCGCCGTGTGGATCTACCTGCGCGACTGGAGCTGGCCGGCCGCGGTCGCGAACGTCGCGATCGGCGCCGCCTTCGCCGTGCCCGTGCTCTGGCTCTTCGGCGAGGGCCGGCTGTTCAGCCCCGAGCTCGAGGCGTTCGCCGGCGCGAACATCGACGACGACGGGATGCGCGCACTCGGCGCCGTCTTCGTCCTCGTCATCGTGGGCGTCGCGGTGTGGGATGCGATCGACGGCATCGTCAAGGCCGCACGCGGCGGCGGCCGCGGCACCCTCGAGTTCCCGGGCAACCGGAGCTGA
- a CDS encoding SDR family NAD(P)-dependent oxidoreductase: MELSGSGALVTGGASGLGRGTATVLAAAGAEVVIVDLPGSPGEQTAAELGGNVRFAPADVTNEDEVRAAIDAVQERAPLRAAVNCAGIATAGRTVGRQGPLDLGAFERTIRVNLIGTFNVARLAAAAMAGNAPVTAEPLPGVPETAERGVIVNTASVAAFDGQIGQAAYSASKGGVASMTLPLARDLSKLLIRVMTIAPGIMQTPMMAGMPAEVQASLEEQIPHPSRMGTPAEYAALVRHIVENPLLNGEVIRLDGAIRMQPK; encoded by the coding sequence ATGGAACTCAGCGGATCCGGCGCCCTCGTCACGGGCGGCGCCTCGGGGCTCGGCCGGGGCACGGCGACCGTGCTCGCGGCGGCGGGGGCGGAGGTCGTCATCGTCGACCTGCCCGGTTCGCCCGGCGAGCAGACGGCCGCCGAGCTCGGCGGCAACGTGCGCTTCGCACCGGCCGATGTCACGAACGAGGACGAGGTGCGCGCCGCGATCGACGCGGTGCAGGAGCGGGCGCCGCTCAGGGCGGCCGTGAACTGCGCGGGCATCGCGACCGCCGGGCGGACGGTGGGCCGGCAGGGGCCGCTCGACCTCGGCGCCTTCGAGCGCACGATCCGGGTGAACCTCATCGGCACCTTCAACGTGGCCCGTCTCGCGGCTGCCGCGATGGCCGGGAACGCGCCGGTCACCGCCGAGCCGCTTCCGGGGGTGCCCGAGACCGCCGAGCGCGGGGTCATCGTGAACACGGCATCCGTCGCCGCCTTCGACGGGCAGATCGGGCAGGCGGCCTATTCGGCGTCGAAGGGCGGGGTGGCCTCGATGACGTTGCCGCTCGCCCGCGACCTGTCGAAGCTGCTCATCCGTGTCATGACGATCGCGCCCGGCATCATGCAGACGCCGATGATGGCGGGTATGCCCGCCGAGGTGCAGGCCTCGCTCGAGGAGCAGATCCCGCACCCCTCGCGCATGGGCACGCCGGCCGAGTATGCGGCGCTCGTGCGTCACATCGTCGAGAACCCGCTGCTGAACGGCGAGGTCATCCGCCTCGACGGCGCGATCCGCATGCAGCCGAAGTAG
- a CDS encoding thiolase family protein: MSREAVIVDVVRTPVGRGKPGGRLSGIHPVDLFAGALDALVNRSDLDPALIDDVYGGCVSQVGEQSYNTTRNAVLAAGFPESTPATTIDRQCGSSQQAAAFAAQAVLSGQADVVIAGGVESMSRVPLGSSAAGADPYGERIRARYPEGLVNQGVSAELIAAKWGFDRATLDAFAARSHELAAAAAEDGRFAAELVPVPGVDALRDETVRAGTTVEKLAGLPASFRTDELAARFPEIGWNITPGNSSPLTDGASAALIMSAERAEELGLTPRARFHAFSVTGSDPLYMLTGVIPATERVLERAGLGIDDIDVFEVNEAFASVPLAWLAETGADPAKLNPRGGAIALGHALGSSGTRLLTTLVNELEATGGRYGLQTMCEGGGMANAYIVERI; encoded by the coding sequence ATGAGCAGAGAAGCGGTCATCGTCGATGTCGTCCGCACGCCCGTGGGGCGCGGCAAGCCCGGGGGGCGGCTGTCGGGCATCCACCCGGTCGACCTGTTCGCCGGCGCCCTCGACGCGCTCGTGAACCGCAGCGACCTCGATCCGGCGCTGATCGACGACGTGTACGGCGGCTGCGTGAGCCAGGTCGGCGAGCAGTCGTACAACACGACCCGCAATGCGGTGCTCGCGGCGGGCTTCCCGGAGTCGACCCCGGCGACGACGATCGACCGGCAGTGCGGTTCGAGCCAGCAGGCGGCGGCGTTCGCGGCGCAGGCGGTGCTGTCGGGGCAGGCGGATGTGGTCATCGCCGGCGGCGTGGAGTCGATGAGCCGGGTGCCGCTGGGTTCCAGCGCGGCCGGCGCCGACCCGTACGGCGAGCGGATCCGCGCCCGTTACCCCGAGGGGCTCGTGAACCAGGGCGTGTCGGCCGAGCTGATCGCCGCGAAGTGGGGCTTCGATCGTGCGACCCTCGACGCGTTCGCGGCGCGGTCGCACGAGCTCGCGGCGGCGGCGGCCGAGGACGGGCGCTTCGCCGCCGAGCTCGTGCCGGTGCCGGGTGTGGATGCCCTGCGCGACGAGACCGTGCGGGCGGGCACGACCGTCGAGAAGCTCGCGGGCCTGCCGGCGTCGTTCCGCACCGATGAGCTGGCCGCGCGTTTCCCCGAGATCGGCTGGAACATCACCCCGGGCAATTCCTCGCCGCTGACCGACGGGGCGTCGGCGGCGCTCATCATGAGCGCTGAGCGGGCCGAGGAGCTGGGGCTCACCCCGCGCGCCCGGTTCCACGCGTTCTCGGTGACGGGCAGCGACCCGCTGTACATGCTGACCGGGGTGATCCCGGCGACCGAGCGGGTGCTCGAACGCGCCGGCCTCGGCATCGACGACATCGATGTCTTCGAGGTGAACGAGGCGTTCGCCTCGGTGCCGCTGGCGTGGCTGGCCGAGACGGGCGCCGACCCGGCGAAGCTGAACCCGCGAGGCGGGGCGATCGCCCTCGGGCATGCGCTGGGTTCGAGCGGCACCCGCCTGCTGACGACGCTCGTGAACGAGCTCGAGGCCACCGGCGGCCGGTACGGCCTGCAGACGATGTGCGAGGGCGGCGGCATGGCGAACGCGTATATCGTCGAACGCATCTGA
- a CDS encoding type II toxin-antitoxin system VapC family toxin, which translates to MTVVADCSAVVQWLTGHGAPPEEPIAAPALLDYEVASVLRRLAAAGAVPPNEAREALERFRELEIDRHPADPFLERMWILRHRLTAYDAAYAALAEALDATLITDDRGLASVAGETCRVAAP; encoded by the coding sequence ATGACGGTCGTCGCCGACTGTTCGGCGGTCGTCCAATGGCTGACCGGGCACGGCGCCCCGCCCGAGGAACCGATCGCCGCCCCCGCGCTGCTGGACTACGAGGTCGCGTCGGTGCTCAGACGGCTCGCGGCGGCCGGTGCAGTGCCGCCGAACGAGGCGCGCGAGGCGCTCGAACGGTTCCGCGAGCTCGAGATCGACCGGCACCCGGCCGACCCGTTCCTCGAGCGCATGTGGATCCTCCGGCATCGCCTCACCGCCTACGACGCGGCATACGCGGCGCTCGCCGAGGCCTTGGATGCGACGCTCATCACCGACGATCGCGGCCTCGCATCCGTCGCCGGCGAGACCTGCCGGGTCGCCGCGCCCTGA
- a CDS encoding FitA-like ribbon-helix-helix domain-containing protein, whose amino-acid sequence MPRMLQVRNLPDDVHARLKERAAAERMSLSDYVARELERIVRYRSNAEVFAAARERRLDLDPRAITDAVRAERDGR is encoded by the coding sequence ATGCCGCGCATGCTGCAAGTACGCAACCTCCCCGACGACGTCCATGCGCGCCTCAAAGAACGGGCCGCCGCCGAACGGATGAGCCTGTCCGACTATGTCGCCCGCGAACTCGAGCGGATCGTGCGGTATCGGAGCAACGCCGAGGTGTTCGCCGCCGCCCGCGAACGCCGACTGGATCTCGACCCTCGGGCGATCACGGACGCCGTGCGCGCCGAACGGGACGGCCGATGA
- a CDS encoding glyceraldehyde-3-phosphate dehydrogenase yields MAREELAERMIPLIGSLYRDHGVVTSIHGRRLINRSAIEILKAHRFARQAGDEELGLHDTMQMLTAVREVAPGPASVDIARLVQRFNAAGEGTELLDFLREELAPVIGRAEPESGTDVVLYGFGRIGRLLARILIAHAGGGQGLRLRAIVVRKGSENDLVKRASLLRRDSVHGPFQGTITVDEETNTILANGTLIQVIYSDDPGTVDYTAYGIHDAIVVDNTGRWRDEAGLGRHLESKGVSRVLLTAPGKGAIKNIVHGINTDAITDDDRILSAASCTTNAITPVLAAIDDAYGVVRGHVETVHSFTNDQNLIDNFHKGDRRGRAATLNMVITETGAAKAVAKALPQLAGKLTGNAIRVPTPDVSLAILNLQLERPTDKDELNRYLRQVSLTSPLRQQIDYIESPEVVSTDFVGNNRAGIVDGLATIADDTDVVLYVWYDNEYGYSCQVVRVIEAMAGTHPVVLPEREPVAVAALAEGAASTEIDGAGLDEDVVTLA; encoded by the coding sequence ATCGCCCGGGAGGAGCTCGCCGAGCGGATGATCCCGCTCATCGGCAGCCTGTACCGCGACCACGGCGTGGTGACCAGCATCCACGGCCGCCGTCTCATCAACCGGTCCGCGATCGAGATCCTGAAGGCGCACCGCTTCGCCCGCCAGGCCGGCGACGAAGAGCTCGGCCTGCACGACACGATGCAGATGCTGACCGCCGTGCGCGAGGTCGCCCCCGGCCCGGCCTCCGTCGACATCGCCCGCCTCGTGCAGCGCTTCAACGCCGCCGGCGAGGGCACCGAACTGCTCGACTTCCTGCGCGAGGAGCTCGCGCCCGTCATCGGCCGTGCCGAGCCCGAGTCGGGCACCGACGTCGTGCTCTACGGCTTCGGCCGCATCGGGCGTCTGCTCGCCCGCATCCTCATCGCCCACGCCGGAGGCGGGCAGGGTCTGCGCCTGCGCGCGATCGTCGTGCGCAAGGGCAGCGAGAACGACCTCGTCAAGCGCGCCAGCCTGCTGCGCCGCGACTCCGTGCACGGCCCCTTCCAGGGCACCATCACCGTCGACGAAGAGACCAACACGATCCTCGCGAACGGCACCCTCATCCAGGTCATCTACTCCGACGACCCGGGCACCGTCGACTACACCGCCTACGGCATCCACGACGCGATCGTCGTCGACAACACCGGCCGCTGGCGCGACGAGGCCGGCCTCGGCCGCCACCTCGAGTCCAAGGGCGTGTCGCGGGTGCTGCTGACCGCCCCCGGAAAGGGCGCGATCAAGAACATCGTGCACGGCATCAACACCGACGCGATCACCGACGACGACCGCATCCTCTCGGCCGCCTCCTGCACGACGAACGCCATCACCCCCGTGCTCGCGGCGATCGACGATGCGTACGGCGTCGTCCGCGGTCACGTCGAGACGGTGCACTCGTTCACGAACGACCAGAACCTCATCGACAACTTCCACAAGGGCGACCGCCGCGGCCGCGCCGCGACGCTCAACATGGTCATCACCGAGACCGGTGCCGCCAAGGCCGTCGCCAAGGCGCTGCCGCAGCTGGCCGGCAAGCTCACCGGCAACGCGATCCGCGTGCCCACGCCCGACGTGTCGCTGGCTATCCTGAACCTGCAGCTCGAGCGGCCCACCGACAAGGACGAGCTGAACCGCTACCTGCGGCAGGTCTCGCTCACCTCGCCGCTGCGCCAGCAGATCGACTACATCGAATCGCCCGAGGTCGTCTCGACGGACTTCGTCGGCAACAACCGCGCCGGCATCGTCGACGGTCTCGCCACGATCGCCGACGACACCGACGTCGTGCTCTACGTCTGGTACGACAACGAGTACGGCTACAGCTGCCAGGTCGTGCGCGTCATCGAGGCCATGGCCGGCACGCACCCGGTCGTCCTGCCCGAGCGCGAGCCCGTCGCCGTGGCGGCGCTCGCCGAGGGCGCCGCATCGACCGAGATCGACGGCGCCGGCCTGGACGAGGACGTCGTCACCCTCGCCTGA